tgtgttgtgccctggagcGCCTCGATCCTCTCCCATTAACAGAACAAAAGATCCtaggtccgtggccacagcagtcgactgccctcaaggcatacaaggcactctttgcctacttgagagcgactggattgagtgacaaattgcgacagcgttgtgcgtgtgtgtgtgttatgcctttttacCCTTCTCTCTTCCGCCTTTTGGTCCCCTAATtcttcttccccagtgcagggtaaccaaccggaacccctttctggttaacatccctgcctttccctcctcctctttatctatcacTTCAGTTCAAAAATTAACACTTGAAAGCGAGATATCACAGCTGAAACAGTACGCATTGATATGGAATGAATATGATCATTTATATGCAACCTTTCATCTGGAGGCGCAATCAACTGAAGACTTTAATATGCATATGCCATTACGATACAATAGCCCCTAGAGGAGAACGACCCGCAGAAAGAGGGCCTCACAAGCGATGGAACCGCACGGAAAGTCATCCGAATTTTTGTCCCATGCAGCTTAAGGTCAGCGAATATTAGTTACACGGCGACCCAGTAGTTGCCACCCCAGGCAGCTGAAGATTCTTCATGACCAGCGTTCCATTCATGCCGCGTTTTCATCTCATCCGATGCACGCGGATTTCTTTCCTTCCGCGGCATGAGCAAGGCTGCGAGGATGGCGCGTGACTTCTGGGCGCAGCTGCAGAGgtacagcaaccagcagcagacTTGGATGGTGACGCCCGTGGCAAGCAGTGCCCACACCAGGGTCATGGGGCAGCCCAGCAGGAATACAGCCACGGCAGCCGCCAGGCTGAGCACCGCAGCGGCCAGGGCCACCGCGATGAGCCTGAGCACGACACTCCTGACGCAGTCGCCCGGCGGGGGTTTGCAGCTTGCCGGACGCGCCTCTTCCAGCAGCGGTGCCGGTACGGACCAAGGGGCCAAGCGCTTGGCTGCCTTGGCTGCTGCACCACGCGATCGAACGCAGCCCGCGCCTGTGGTCATCGTGGACGTCGGACGGAGGATGGCCGCATCGTTTCTTCCCATCTCCGGTGCTGCCAAGGCGAAGCTGGAGATCATCGCGCAAGTAGGCTTCGGCTGCTGGCTTAGTAGGGCGTCTGACCACACATGGTTCTGCCTGCAAATAAATGGAAACTTTAGTATCACTCATGGAAGCTTTTCTCACAGAGCGTATATACCGCAGTCGGCTTGCTACCATAGTACAAGGCAAAGAGGACAATGATGATAAACTATGGACCTTCTTGGCACGAGTGATACTTTTCACTCACTGCGAACAGCCTGGGAGCCATGCATTATGCGACGTTCTGCAAGTTTATCTTCTATCTCGCCGGGTTCTTCTCACAAGTGAAGCAGTGCCTATACAATACGGTTTACATCACATCAGCCAATTCGACCGATGTCACATTCAGCATCAGCGCTAAGTCTGCGTCCAGTGCGCATCAGGTAAACGTTTTTGCTAAAGAATAAAGAAACATGTTACCCAGCCACTGAAAACCAGCCCCTAAATTTGATACGCACATAGCGCAAACAAAGCCCTGACATACCATCAACGCTGACAAAAGCGAGAAATGTACGCCATCAGTAAGAAACAGTATGCCAACTAAGCCAAGTTTTTTCGCTTGCGCCGAATGATGGCAAGCGTAAGTGGAAATATATGCAGCTATCACATGACGCGAACAAACATATCCTCTCGTTGACGTTCGGgataaaaaaatggcggtggtttagctttggttaatcctggagtgacgcgataactacagctggccgaatgaaacttggtcacgtgaccaaccacgtgacgaaccacgtgatcagccacggcgccgcgccacgtgaccaaccacgtgacagcgtggcggcaccgtcaCCGCCAAGGTGCTCCAAGACGGCAAAAattgttgtaggcagtagcctagccactgcatgttgCTAGGCTGAGAACGCGCCTGACTGTGCGATCGCCTGAGGCAGGCTGTGCGTGTCGCGAGAGCTCGTTCTGGGCCCGGGCCAGTGTTCGCCTGCCCGGGGAATAAACCGGTCGCTGGTCTTGCTTTCCTCAACTCAACAAAAATCATTACAACGGGGAGACATGGACACGTTTCGTGAATACTTCCATGCGCACCTTGTCTACGGGCCGATAGTCGTACCCGAAATGAACATTTAAAGCCGAGAAAGAAAGCGTGCATGTGCTGTTGATATGAAAGGTCTGAAGCCGAAATCCGTACCAAGCTTAGCTCGGCGCCGGCGAAGTGGGTGTTTCGGAAGAGGAATTGAGGTAAAAGAGCCAGTTACGCGTCTCAGATGATACCAGAAGACTTACCGCCGGACGCCCTCAGTGTCTCCCGCTTGCATCGTGGCATACACCATGAGAaacagctcttctttttcttcgtgaCACTGGAGCACAGCCCGCGCCGTCCCGAACCagctcttcttctttcttttttcgccgcACCTTCGAGCACTGCCTGCACCCACGGTATCCAAGGATTTGATTGATCTTTGCGGGTACTCAGTATTGTACTCATCTTCGCTTGCTAACTCTTCCTAAGTGATAAAAACTGCATAGTTGCTGTAAGCcaacttttattttttgttgttcatAATTCAAGAAGTTCGTTAATATCGTGCACAATGTCTGCACATACACAACCAGGGGCGGCTACACTTGCTTTATTGAGGAACACGCAATAGTACCGAGCAGTGAGGGGCTGAGCGTAGCTCGGTGTGCTCAAACAATAGatgaacggcaaaaaaaaaaaagattactagAACGCACTCCCTGTAGAACCTTAATATATCACATCGGAATTCTATTTTCTGCCTCAAGTTTCCTTCGACATTTATTTGCGGGCTAGTTATCGAAGAAGTGGTGCGGAATTGACTCGAATAAAACCTCAGAAAGACTTGAAAGACGAGGCGGTCGAGTGGTTAGCGCATTAGGCTGCTCTGACGGTTTTATTTTTCTATACGAAGAAAACAATATTGCTTTCTTGCATTATTACACTCGAATTGGACAAGCTGTGTCTCGTGAGCAGGTCTGCATCCCATAATGATCAGTAACTTTCCGGGGCACGTGAATTAGTGACGGATTGGTTACGTCGAAATAAACGCACGATAATTTTTAATTGTGCCCATTTGTTCGCCTCAAATAATGTGCTAAAAATTGCCAAATCATATTGAGCAGCGTATGTACTTGTTCTTGCAACAAGTTGTGCATGAATCAAACAGCAACAAACGACAACCAAGACAAACTCCAGGAACTGCCTAGAAAGCGAGCCAGTGATTACTGACTAGAGTTTAAACACCCGTAGTCGCCTTGGATGTGTCTTAAATGGCCGGTGCAATTTCTGCCGGCTGTTACGTTCACGTGTTGCAGTAGCGTTGCaatttttgcagtgtttattttGTATCCGGTAAGCCGAACGTGTGAACTTAACTTGTTCGACGCTGTGGTAAAGTTAAGGTATGCCTTTTTGCAGCTAAGATTTAGGCTGCCTCTTTGTCAACAATGCACAAGCACTTAAACCATTTCTTTGCTTCGGTCTTACACCTATCTTTTCTTTCATATAGTGGATATCTTAGCGATGAACAGGCAGCTATCCAGTACTTTTCGTTCGGAACTACGGCTGTTACTGTTGCCACGTTTAGCGGATTCAGGTGCTAGGGTTTTATCTTTCTGAGACTTTATTGTCTTATTTCCATCTGATTGATGCTATTCTCGCCCAAGGCGCATTGATTTTGTGAACAGAGCAGTACAGTGAACCGCGCTGATTCTGTACAGGACATTGAAAGTGCGGCGCTGAAGCGACGACGATCTCTGCATCGTGAAGCTCAGCGAGCGTATATTTCTAATTCTAAAGTCCGTGAAGTCTACCGCGAACTCGGTCCAACCGAAGACCACACGCGGAAGAAGGCTGAGTATGCACCTGAGCGTAAAGAGTCCAAAATGGGCCCGTGGAACACCCAGCTGGCAGtgtgaaacgccagatcggggCTGCCACTCCAGATCTCTCTGCCGCTAATTTAAACCATCGTTTGGGATATTTATGTGCTAAGCCGCTGGGCTTAGCTCtacttaatttttttctctattttacTGTGTTTTCAGGCGCAGTCAGATCTGCTAAGTTCAGAAAGCAATCGAACTGGACAAAGAAACAGTGGCGATAGTGGAGACACTGAACTTTTTCTTGCACGTTCTGCTGGACGCAGACTACAGATGCACAATCACACTGCTAGAACACAAAGTCTAGCATAATGCGAAATTTCTCACGCAAGTGTACAGTTCGACAGTATTCTCCCACCATGCTCAAGTGCGCCTCTCAACTTAGGCGCTCTATACTACAAATGTCCGTTGCAAACATAAAATCCGATCCTGTGCGATTGTTTGGGGTTGAATTGGGGCCGCGTAATGCAGGTGCCGTCCGTATGCTACTGTGGTGGCAGCCTTTCTGTACGGCAGTAAGTTGCTGAGCATGAGGACACAGAATGAAATTTTGGCTCCTCTCGTTTTCGGCTTTCGCCTGAGGACAACGGATGAAACCACAGCCGCAGTGGGATCGTTTCGCTGGAATAAAAATGTAAATGGCAcgcgtgggctgtgcgatgtgagtgcacgctgAAACCCGGGCGGTTCAATATTGCCCCGAAGCCCGCCACTATGGCGCCCCTTCATCTCTGCCTCATTGCATCCTTCATTTCTCCCCtaaaggcgcggttgaggtgtcttcCCAAGGGTTCGGGTTTATGCTCAGTGGCGCAGGCCGCGTTTCAATGTGCGCATGTGGGTGCTTGTGTGCACGCGCGAAGATTGAGATGGAAAACGAAGGTTCTTGTccgaacccaccgcggtggctcaataattaaggcgctcggctactgatccagaattcccgggttcgaacccgaccgcggcggctgcgtttttatggaggcaaaacgctcaggcgcccgtgtgctgtgcgatgtcagtgcacgctaaagatccccaggtggtcgaaattattccggagccctccactacggcacctctctcttaccttcttctttcactccctgctttatcccttcccttacggcgcggttcaggtgttcaacgatatatgagacagatactgcgcattttctTTCCctcgaaaccaattattattaaggttCTTGTCCGACCAACTGGGccactatttctttttatttatttatttatttatttatttatttattttattttatagatactgcgatctagtacagatcatagcagggtgggaaaaacaaacaaaatacaagcatataaacactcaaattaataacatttgcaggcacttttcaaacatccctaaagaattatgattaacagtctcgctattaagtttattcCATTCAGTAATTTATCGTGCGTATGGAATAGCGCTGAAGGAACCGAGAGCTGTAAGCACTGCAAGAGAGAGGTTTATTGAACGGACCCGGGACAAC
The Amblyomma americanum isolate KBUSLIRL-KWMA chromosome 3, ASM5285725v1, whole genome shotgun sequence genome window above contains:
- the LOC144123483 gene encoding uncharacterized protein LOC144123483, which produces MVYATMQAGDTEGVRRQNHVWSDALLSQQPKPTCAMISSFALAAPEMGRNDAAILRPTSTMTTGAGCVRSRGAAAKAAKRLAPWSVPAPLLEEARPASCKPPPGDCVRSVVLRLIAVALAAAVLSLAAAVAVFLLGCPMTLVWALLATGVTIQVCCWLLYLCSCAQKSRAILAALLMPRKERNPRASDEMKTRHEWNAGHEESSAAWGGNYWVAV